Proteins encoded together in one Altererythrobacter epoxidivorans window:
- the lgt gene encoding prolipoprotein diacylglyceryl transferase: MLSLLAASGVAEPIYWENLGLRPYLFEIGTFQLRYYSLAYLLGVLFAYWHLSKMIKAPGAPMAQRHADDLFFYCTLGVIFGGRLGYAAFYTGGDTGKPSLFTHFTPTETVSWDLLRLWDGGMSFHGGVLGVLLAIAWVAWRGRLDFLRVCDYVAVNVPFGYMLGRMANFVNGELWGRQTDVAWGMIFPGGGDIARHPSQLYQAGLEGALLCIVMLLLFWKTRARYRKGLLVGIFTIGMGIGRFVNEFFREPDAQLAEFARETGLSMGQWLSIPLILIGLIVTLYAVMRPPLGSGGAKPAEA; this comes from the coding sequence GTGCTGTCACTACTCGCCGCGTCCGGCGTTGCAGAGCCGATTTACTGGGAAAATCTGGGCCTGCGGCCCTATCTTTTCGAGATCGGCACTTTCCAGCTGCGCTACTATTCGCTGGCCTATCTCCTAGGGGTTCTATTCGCCTACTGGCATCTATCCAAGATGATCAAGGCACCGGGCGCGCCCATGGCGCAGCGTCATGCCGACGACCTGTTCTTCTACTGCACCCTCGGCGTCATTTTCGGCGGCCGGCTGGGATATGCGGCGTTCTATACCGGCGGCGATACCGGCAAACCCAGCCTGTTCACCCACTTCACCCCGACCGAGACGGTAAGCTGGGACCTGCTCCGCCTGTGGGATGGGGGCATGAGTTTCCACGGCGGCGTCCTCGGCGTCCTGCTGGCCATCGCATGGGTTGCATGGCGCGGACGTCTCGATTTCCTGCGGGTGTGCGATTACGTCGCGGTCAATGTGCCGTTCGGATACATGCTCGGCCGCATGGCGAACTTCGTCAACGGCGAGCTTTGGGGCCGCCAGACCGATGTGGCGTGGGGCATGATCTTCCCCGGTGGCGGCGATATCGCCCGGCACCCCAGCCAATTGTACCAGGCCGGCCTCGAAGGCGCGCTGCTCTGCATCGTCATGTTGCTGCTGTTCTGGAAAACCCGCGCTCGCTATCGCAAGGGCCTGTTGGTAGGGATATTCACGATCGGCATGGGTATCGGTCGCTTCGTTAACGAATTTTTCCGCGAGCCCGATGCACAACTTGCCGAATTCGCTCGTGAAACCGGACTGTCGATGGGGCAATGGCTGTCAATTCCGCTGATT
- a CDS encoding class I adenylate-forming enzyme family protein, whose protein sequence is MPTELDKTLDAIMDTLTAPDAPAETVPTTRGGVEMPMLKNAPPSLVHYFAHYCAEHSDACFLVDGDVRLTFGETWVAARHVAAGLVAEHGVNRGDRVGIAARNSANWIVAYMGVLIAGGCATLLNGFSSGEELADQIELVGCKLLLADAQRAKRLDGQNHDAKIVLFEHNVSPADGLAAFWGAPETVTLPEVGPEDPATILYTSGSTGKSKGAWSDHRGVVHGALNYAMQSLMAFTYLDSSEGGAPTTQACALVAVPLFHVTGEVPVFLQSLALGRKLVLMPKWDALEALKLMDKEKVSYFAGVPLMSYEIATHPDRKNYDISSCSGFAAGGAPRPVEHVNKIRDAFPDGFPLLGYGLTETNGVGCANFNENYLAKPSSTGRASRPLVDLAILDDSGKPVPQGQVGEICIRSVCNFIGYWDNDDATRAAYTDDMYFRTGDLGRLDEDDYVYIVDRKKDIIIRGGENITCIEVEEAIYAHDAIAECSVFGIPDDRMGEVPAAVFYLKPGHGISPEDLREFLLASIAPFKVPLEEHIWQSDKPLPRLGTQKIDKRTVRRTYVGNPVSA, encoded by the coding sequence ATGCCTACCGAGCTCGACAAGACGCTTGACGCGATCATGGACACACTCACTGCGCCGGATGCCCCGGCCGAAACGGTGCCCACGACCCGCGGCGGGGTCGAAATGCCGATGTTGAAGAATGCTCCGCCGAGCCTGGTCCATTACTTCGCGCATTACTGCGCCGAACATTCCGACGCCTGCTTCCTGGTCGATGGCGACGTCCGCCTGACCTTTGGCGAAACCTGGGTTGCCGCGCGCCACGTTGCCGCCGGCCTGGTCGCAGAGCATGGCGTGAACCGCGGCGACCGCGTCGGTATTGCGGCACGCAATTCCGCCAACTGGATCGTCGCCTATATGGGCGTGCTGATCGCAGGCGGCTGCGCCACCCTGCTAAACGGTTTTTCGAGCGGTGAGGAACTGGCCGACCAGATCGAACTGGTCGGGTGCAAGCTCCTGCTCGCCGATGCGCAGCGTGCAAAGCGGCTCGACGGTCAGAACCACGACGCGAAAATCGTTCTGTTCGAGCACAACGTGTCGCCTGCCGACGGATTGGCCGCGTTCTGGGGCGCCCCTGAAACGGTCACTCTTCCCGAAGTCGGACCGGAAGATCCCGCAACCATCCTCTACACCTCAGGTTCGACCGGCAAGTCGAAGGGTGCATGGTCGGATCACCGCGGCGTGGTCCACGGGGCGCTCAACTACGCCATGCAGTCGCTCATGGCTTTCACCTATCTCGACAGCAGCGAAGGCGGCGCACCGACGACTCAGGCGTGCGCGCTGGTTGCCGTGCCCCTGTTCCACGTCACTGGCGAGGTGCCGGTTTTCCTTCAGAGCCTAGCGCTCGGCAGGAAACTGGTGCTGATGCCGAAGTGGGATGCGCTCGAAGCGCTCAAGCTGATGGACAAGGAAAAGGTCAGCTATTTCGCGGGCGTTCCCCTGATGAGCTACGAGATCGCGACGCACCCCGATCGCAAGAACTACGACATCAGTTCGTGCTCGGGCTTCGCTGCCGGTGGCGCCCCCCGCCCGGTCGAACACGTCAACAAGATCCGCGATGCCTTTCCCGACGGCTTCCCGCTGCTCGGCTATGGCCTCACCGAAACCAACGGCGTGGGCTGCGCGAACTTCAACGAGAACTATCTCGCGAAGCCTTCCTCCACCGGCAGGGCCAGCCGTCCCTTGGTCGATCTCGCCATTCTCGACGATAGCGGGAAGCCTGTGCCCCAGGGCCAGGTGGGCGAAATCTGCATTCGCTCGGTCTGCAATTTCATCGGCTATTGGGACAATGATGACGCGACCCGCGCCGCCTATACCGACGATATGTATTTCCGCACCGGCGACCTCGGCCGCCTCGACGAAGACGATTACGTCTATATCGTCGACCGCAAGAAGGACATCATCATCCGCGGGGGCGAGAACATCACCTGTATCGAGGTGGAGGAAGCGATCTATGCGCACGACGCAATCGCCGAATGCTCCGTCTTCGGCATTCCGGACGACAGGATGGGCGAAGTGCCCGCTGCGGTTTTCTACCTGAAGCCCGGCCACGGCATCTCGCCTGAGGACCTGCGCGAATTCCTGCTGGCCAGCATCGCGCCGTTCAAGGTTCCGCTGGAAGAACACATCTGGCAGTCGGACAAGCCGCTGCCACGTCTCGGAACGCAGAAGATCGACAAGCGTACCGTCCGCAGGACCTATGTCGGCAATCCCGTCTCGGCCTGA